In a single window of the Amycolatopsis sp. cg5 genome:
- a CDS encoding histidine phosphatase family protein has translation MKLLLVRHGQTEGNIRAALDTALPGPPITELGEEQARNLVTRLAGEPIVAVYASQAVRTQQTAAPLASALGLEVRIVDGVKEVDAGDLEDRNDQEARGIFLKTLGQWAEGDLTLAIPGGETGAQVQARMLAAMAELRSAHEQATPDGTIVLVGHGGVMPLCAQWLAPNLRPEIAYSRLIPNIGIIELEAVPDGWHCLTWCDSVI, from the coding sequence GTGAAACTGCTTCTCGTCCGCCATGGCCAGACCGAAGGCAACATACGTGCCGCGCTGGATACCGCGCTGCCCGGTCCGCCGATCACCGAACTCGGCGAGGAACAGGCACGGAATCTCGTCACCCGCCTGGCGGGTGAGCCGATCGTCGCGGTCTACGCGTCGCAGGCCGTCCGCACACAGCAGACGGCCGCGCCTCTCGCTTCCGCGCTCGGGCTCGAGGTCCGGATAGTCGACGGGGTCAAGGAAGTCGATGCCGGTGACCTGGAGGATCGCAACGACCAGGAGGCCCGTGGCATCTTCCTCAAGACCCTCGGCCAGTGGGCCGAGGGCGACCTGACGCTCGCGATCCCCGGCGGTGAAACCGGTGCGCAGGTCCAGGCCCGAATGCTCGCCGCGATGGCGGAGCTTCGGTCGGCGCATGAGCAGGCCACCCCGGACGGCACCATCGTGCTCGTCGGTCATGGCGGCGTCATGCCCCTCTGCGCCCAATGGCTAGCCCCGAATCTCCGGCCCGAAATCGCCTACAGCAGGCTCATCCCCAATATCGGTATCATCGAACTCGAAGCCGTGCCCGACGGCTGGCACTGCCTGACCTGGTGCGACTCGGTGATCTGA